Proteins from a single region of Synchiropus splendidus isolate RoL2022-P1 chromosome 3, RoL_Sspl_1.0, whole genome shotgun sequence:
- the mogat3a gene encoding 2-acylglycerol O-acyltransferase 1, with amino-acid sequence MSIEFAPLNVPLRRRLQTAAVLQWMFSFLALAQCCLAAFVLLALSEWWTLAVLYAGWLWLDWDTPTNGGRRSHWVRSWRLWEYFREYFPITLVKTVDLDLNKNYIFGFHPHGVLVAGAFGNFCTEATGFSQLFPGLRPHLLMLPFWFRIPFFRDYIMCGGLVSSSKSSLSCLVSRPEGGNVAVIAVGGAPESLEARPGALTLQLLNRKGFIKLALKHGAQLVPVFSFGENELFDQVENPAGSPLRTFQNRLQTIMGVALPLFHARGIFQYSFGLMPYRKPIHTVVGKPIPVEQTPSPSSYDIDALHEVYLQSLTEVFEQHKHNYGLKEHQHLKFI; translated from the exons ATGAGCATTGAATTCGCCCCGTTGAACGTTCCACTGCGAAGGAGACTACAGACCGCCGCGGTGCTGCAGTGGATGTTTTCCTTCCTTGCTCTCG CACAATGCTGTTTAGCAGCCTTTGTCCTCCTGGCTCTCTCTGAATGGTGGACGCTGGCCGTTTTGTATGCTGGATGGTTATGGCTTGACTGGGACACACCCACCAATGGAGGGCGGAGGTCACACTGGGTTAGAAGCTGGAGACTTTGGGAATACTTTAGGGAATATTTCCCTATCACG TTGGTTAAAACTGTGGACTTGGACCTTAATAAAAACTACATTTTTGGTTTTCATCCACATG GAGTGCTGGTGGCCGGGGCGTTTGGGAACTTTTGCACAGAAGCAACTGGATTCTCTCAATTATTTCCTGGACTGAGGCCTCATCTGCTGATGCTTCCATTTTGGTTCAGGATTCCTTTTTTTAGAGACTACATTATGTGTGGAG GCCTAGTGTCAAGCTCTAAGTCCAGCTTGTCATGCCTGGTAAGTCGTCCTGAGGGAGGGAATGTGGCTGTCATTGCTGTAGGTGGAGCTCCAGAGTCTCTGGAAGCACGACCAGGAGCGTTAACACTGCAG CTTCTCAACAGGAAGGGCTTCATCAAGCTGGCGCTGAAGCATGG AGCTCAGCTGGttcctgtgttttcatttggagaGAATGAACTTTTTGATCAAGTCGAAAACCCTGCTGGTTCACCTCTGAGGACATTTCAG AACCGTCTTCAGACCATCATGGGTGTGGCGCTGCCTCTCTTCCATGCCAGAGGGATTTTTCAGTACAGCTTTGGTCTGATGCCCTACAGGAAACCCATCCACACAGTTG TTGGGAAGCCGATCCCGGTGGAACAAACTCCCAGTCCCAGCAGTTATGACATTGATGCGCTTCATGAAGTCTACCTACAGAGTCTAACAGAGGTTTTTGAACAGCACAAGCACAATTATGGCCTGAAGGAGCACCAACATCTCAAGTTCATCTAA